One Sphaeramia orbicularis chromosome 21, fSphaOr1.1, whole genome shotgun sequence DNA window includes the following coding sequences:
- the xirp2b gene encoding xin actin-binding repeat-containing protein 2 isoform X2, translated as MEESEVCSLPGGLASVRRQFEAQEIATSHNVTQFHFQHRTVQEMSNTEVTVSSGSRQVLPGSQQLNSNQEMMMSYSDNTFASSYENHQNEDEFPRYTTKELRDHFERTIEEAAPHKPVRIGHHDINRSKWSSHVTQNNVVTSEVCEASATAATQDTTAAVMDYDDFPPPPTDDSDYLPPPPPDLLQMPSESQHIPACDYSLEPQEAPNPSKYPLSKEAYFKQRSMSELKRLYKHIHPEVRKNIEKELLTDFNETENNHVESQEYMYEEDGDSPNDMNPDEEYGEWEEILPGEVQTMRWMFENKPLDTIKDETLDEDDNKKITQQEVILGKDVRRTAWMFETKPMDELGSQDMSSTEYKNKFNKFNKGDVRAAAWLFETQTMDSLNKMHKEEDLTKEIVFTEEDENATIYMIDNKYMESLGHTETIDESHLLILRSVLEEINGEVKTVTSTFDTQFKCILMGQSSQMLEIKSVRKIETELENSIASRWLFDTQPLDITNTESSSYKLVCSLSMEDSNKGDWGRWLFEIKTLNSLTDWESSQMEKKEIVGADVRKHCLVFETQPMDSLKDDSNARPQSMEEIIGGNVRSARNFFESSPQVARKNCPEVGKLKKATVNEDMKGDVRHQKWRFESQPLEHIREEKKEVTRTVNVEDDLTQEDGTSCKADVRKNCWVFETQPMDTLKDDSNTPTLTKEEIIAGNVKSARHYFETATPDEIKELAEVGKLKKTVALEEERGDVRHQRWRFESQPLEQIREEKKEVIRTIDLEEIDKVDVLNYKQIFETSALNKIDESQKILIEGVTSGSVQSNKNLFESSQLYAMQDSSGHFHEVKTVRREEVVKGDVTTCKWMFETRPIDQFDESITKYQIIKGISKEEIESGDVKTAKWLFETQPLDAIKYFSNIEDEEMVATRRSYDETMKGDVKTCKWLFETKPMDILYERADLKGENELEQMPKGDVKTCTWLFETQALDTIHDETETVMKTCTVNQEDIRGKDVRTACFLFETEKLENLSGEEAGSFKRITEIDIGSGDVSRMKYIFENQTSDIMTSTSEEAMQNLKKVQTEDIQKGNVVNCKWLFENQSIDTIHDSQEESISNRTVYDVQGGNVNQGRFIFETYSLDKIQEVSSETDTELKRQKIVREEDEKGDVRNYTMMFETQPLYAIQDKEGHYHEVTTVTSEEVTHGDVVGTRWLFETKPLDAIKDTDEVYIIKSVTQQDVQKGDVTSAKWKFETQPLDRIAEERKALIKTVDDIQGGNVRMNKHRFESDALSAESVKTVNVSEIQKGDVRTAKWRFETQSIDKIRSMSSENLIETVQKEDVAKGDVKHSVWLFEKNPLDHIKETDEEVDTTVTQEEIPKADVKTTTWLFETTPFDDFNESKMEKTEIIGKSVKGTLEELYSQQMVKSKGILIEADEIGDVRMAKYQLMNQQAPEIQREDIIRGDLQTIMMNLLNRNERQERQVVIDSEEKGNISSTVQQLLNQERDSSIEREEILRGDIQEAINKLFQEGRSAKHGILIQEDEKGDVQMTLYSLLNKQEAASVEKEDIVRGDIKSALQKLSSADKLSQSVKIKVDETEKGHVSFYSTCIESGSLDYLKQLHVEPDETAEKVEKERIVGGDIKGTKLILSQSQAQIERTVEDVIPGDVHNAVKVFMSEPSISLEKLQKEEIVKGDLRAALSSLSESANQSVVVEKEEVVKGNIPKALRCLERAQRRYKEVEKPDIIPGNIRGALRSLEKSATSRTEAVVEDLVPGDVKATLKSLELAKQAVKEVEKEEIVRGDIHMAMQNLQDASSERKKFQQEIDVQGDVRGTIQLFMEPPPSPRLQRSASLEGDVKGDVKMSIRSLYESQEQTQLEKEEVIKGDVKGTIKSLLETAQRQTPKVRLGAYRRVKVKQSPPVKNLNPDTQRNIQKIKTANVTETSKENHTITKECETKSEVVEQSAHQTKTVVEHRTITQNHGIKTLKTEFRNLKSNPKGMIKLDKTKVQTDVYIMKPQAPEPDLPLPPPPPALVDTDLLPPPPTPPPPPPSADSDIDHLPPPPPPLPSEQDFLPPPPSPHELENMPAQAAHPSPGRAKKMTVKKVKGPNLHPVPKLEHKVEINKTQTAEVTSGKMVQMSQNQSKTMTQTTKTVRSEIPAPPESPQPLKKVHIMPVKFTPPPSPPPSTKGKMTKFNTPLIQAEGKYRKLREENTPPTTPTPTYIHDSVTAALEVISTRDSDLLNNSGSDVTRQKDKKAALTVPSDSPSCELSKHAVVSDSSKSNAIVSANQEKFLQDSTVISSKQQMVSNDSSKVVSIQKTSSVAVVKKEMHTATQKTVSVSSKQSTQSVMADRVQGQITDGAKIEYMTSAGKKELMNQKTKDWDKSEAEMLKSSQKISAQTVNPDTALTTVQSVNFNKVQTENKTIKDKTVVELAAQREEKAPKSQQHENKKKSDHSLTKSPEKVSNQPVQTDKPVNGNGKNGKQNHKAKKNNKQEKQVDIKVSSENEKQGICVDLKEEVKEATEVKVISEVKTESKQEVKKVSPSRSANGASVSSTSESQTPAKKKKKNKKSKGVVQSGQGKEICIESKMEVIENKKSTSETQIQETISVAQVHTSVKQEQIHIKKEVFTQESKDNQNSHELKVVQKDVKGSVTKKEVSVSQEPPEDSRVVPITVTGKSEQSELFKSATGRSDGSQRQQVQLLISHIMDLQRVSEKSDWKSVKTLLNTVPDWLISPETKCELEQTVAKSDAQKNEEILSHLMKVAESKLMDLEDNETMEKHECEAVSEKAVAGGASPRISKISIGSAKVEYQTKKTTTQERRKEEVSYVKSMDLRAPSPLLKMRSPSPSFITIESTRRTDSPQRVTPSPTLLHRPPTPPTPPPRRCDTPSRMTRITPSPTFDRAENLARLKDTTAKLSRGVTPPPILSQQQISEKKSEIVESPPSFHRQIKIDTQVVEDKEKTKKKVDVKLTSDPECFNLTEVQNKSDSHLPSCENDPDDLDDTEELSSASVREKREFFEEAQKAGINKTYVRKEPIAIPERLGPDMEECVAESKNKEKDEIPRADLSSLVNKFESAEEKTYIRKELIPPAGRLHNSSESTECDKEKADILEQEMPTFDIQAIKNVFELGEQSSLFTDEKKDEEELVSSLTETTADTSKREKSQEKKGGSRQSTPLPPQKNEVESVPAEPAAISQAKSITEHFSNVDEFGNKVTGTRTTVTEHSESTQRVPFSYADAVKRKAARRTETYDEEATENLLRNFHKTWTESETVFKSLGYTVSEETSQVMSHHTEIGSSGSSSEVGAVYSMSAESLSDGCADSGQKKVP; from the exons ATGGAGGAGTCGGAGGTCTGTTCCCTGCCTGGGGGACTTGCCAGTGTAAGGAGACAATTTGAAGCCCAGGAAATTGCAACATCACACAATGTTACCCAGTTTCATTTTCAACACAGAACTGTACAG GAAATGTCTAACACGGAGGTGACTGTGTCGAGTGGCAGCAGGCAGGTCCTCCCAGGCAGTCAGCAGCTAAATTCCAACCAAGAAATGATG aTGTCTTACAGTGATAACACCTTCGCATCCAGCTATGAAAACCATCAAAATGAAGACGAGTTTCCCAGATACACTACAAAAGAACTGAGAGATCACTTTGAGAGAACAATAGAGGAAGCTGCGCCACACAAACCAGTTAGG ATTGGTCACCATGACATCAATCGATCTAAGTGGTCATCACATGTTACACAAAACAACGTGGTGACTAGTGAGGTGTGTGAAGCATCAGCTACAGCAGCAACACAAGACACCACAGCTGCAGTGATGGATTATGATGACTTTCCACCCCCGCCAACTGATGATTCTGACTACCTTCCACCCCCACCTCCAGACTTACTGCAAATGCCATCTGAGAGTCAACATATTCCAGCATGTGATTACTCACTTGAGCCTCAAGAAGCACCAAACCCCTCCAAATACCCCCTCAGTAAAGAAGCATACTTCAAACAGAGGAGCATGTCTGAGCTGAAACGTCTCTACAAGCATATTCATCCAGAAGTTCGGAAAAATATTGAGAAAGAGCTCCTCACTGACTTTAATGAAACTGAAAACAACCACGTCGAGAGTCAAGAGTACATGTATGAGGAGGACGGTGACAGCCCAAATGATATGAATCCAGATGAAGAATACGGGGAATGGGAAGAGATTCTACCTGGAGAGGTGCAAACGATGCGTTGGATGTTTGAAAATAAGCCATTGGATACCATCAAGGATGAAACTCTGGATGAAGatgacaacaagaaaataactcaACAGGAGGTAATTCTTGGAAAGGATGTGCGACGCACTGCTTGGATGTTTGAGACTAAGCCCATGGATGAGCTGGGCTCTCAAGATATGAGCTCTacagaatataaaaataaattcaataagttTAACAAAGGAGATGTGCGTGCTGCAGCCTGGCTATTTGAAACTCAGACCATGGACAGCCTAAACAAAATGCATAAAGAGGAGGATTTAACAAAAGAGATTGTTTTCACGGAGGAGGATGAAAATGCTACCATTTACATGATTGACAATAAGTACATGGAAAGTTTAGGACACACTGAGACCATTGATGAGAGCCACCTCCTGATCCTAAGGTCAGTGTTAGAGGAAATTAATGGAGAGGTGAAAACAGTAACAAGTACTTTTGACACTCAGTTTAAATGCATCCTCATGGGACAGTCGAGCCAGATGCTAGAGATTAAATCTGTGCGTAAAATTGAGACTGAACTGGAGAATTCCATTGCTTCACGTTGGCTTTTTGACACCCAGCCCCTGGACATAACAAACACTGAATCCTCATCTTACAAGCTTGTTTGTAGTCTCTCCATGGAGGACAGCAATAAGGGAGACTGGGGCAGGTGGTTGTTTGAGATAAAGACATTAAATTCTCTCACCGATTGGGAAAGCTCACAAATGGAGAAGAAAGAGATTGTTGGAGCTGATGTGCGCAAACACTGCCTGGTGTTTGAAACTCAGCCAATGGATTCTCTGAAAGATGATTCAAATGCCAGACCTCAGTCTATGGAAGAAATTATTGGGGGCAATGTTAGATCTGCAAGAAACTTTTTTGAAAGCAGCCCTCAAGTAGCCAGGAAGAATTGCCCTGAGGTTGGAAAACTTAAAAAGGCAACAGTAAATGAAGACATGAAGGGAGATGTGAGACACCAAAAGTGGCGCTTTGAGAGTCAGCCTTTAGAGCacataagagaagagaagaaagaggtCACTCGTACGGTGAATGTTGAGGACGACCTCACACAGGAGGATGGCACAAGCTGCAAGGCAGATGTTCGAAAGAACTGTTGGGTTTTTGAGACACAGCCAATGGATACATTAAAAGATGATTCAAACACTCCAACCTTAACAAAAGAGGAAATAATTGCAGGTAATGTGAAATCTGCAAGACATTATTTTGAAACGGCTACACCTGATGAGATTAAGGAGCTTGCTGAGGTtggcaaactgaagaaaactgtaGCACTTGAGGAGGAGAGAGGTGATGTCAGACATCAGAGATGGAGGTTTGAGAGCCAACCCCTGGAACAGATCAGAGAGGAAAAGAAGGAAGTCATCCGCACAATCGACCTGGAAGAAATTGACAAAGTAGATGTTTTAAACTACAAGCAAATCTTTGAAACTTCAGCATTAAACAAAATAGATGAATCACAAAAAATACTGATAGAGGGTGTAACATCTGGCTCTGTGCAATCAAATAAAAATCTGTTCGAGTCTTCTCAGCTTTATGCAATGCAGGACAGCTCAGGACACTTCCATGAGGTAAAAACAGTTCGCCGGGAAGAGGTTGTAAAAGGAGATGTAACAACATGCAAATGGATGTTTGAAACCCGGCCAATAGACCAGTTTGATGAAAGCATTACAAAATACCAAATTATCAAGGGTATATCCAAAGAAGAAATTGAATCTGGTGACGTTAAAACAGCCAAATGGTTGTTTGAAACACAGCCCCTGGATGCTATTAAGTATTTCAGCAATATAGAAGATGAGGAAATGGTAGCGACTCGTCGAAGCTATGATGAAACCATGAAAGGTGATGTGAAAACCTGCAAATGGTTATTTGAGACAAAACCGATGGACATTCTGTATGAGAGAGCAGACTTAAAAGGTGAAAATGAATTGGAACAAATGCCCAAGGGAGATGTGAAAACTTGCACATGGCTTTTTGAGACACAAGCACTTGATACCATTCATGATGAGACTGAGACTGTCATGAAAACTTGCACTGTGAATCAGGAGGATATTAGAGGGAAAGATGTGAGGACGGCCTGTTTCCTTTTTGAGACAGAAAAACTTGAAAACCTTTCTGGGGAGGAGGCTGGCTCTTTTAAGCGCATCACTGAGATAGATATTGGATCTGGAGATGTGTCAAGGATGAAGTACATTTTTGAAAACCAGACATCTGATATCATGACCTCTACATCTGAGGAAGCCATGCAAAACCTCAAGAAAGTTCAGACAGAGGACATTCAGAAAGGAAATGTGGTGAACTGCAAATGGCTCTTTGAAAACCAGTCTATAGACACAATACATGACAGCCAGGAGGAATCAATCAGCAACCGCACTGTGTATGATGTACAAGGTGGAAATGTAAATCAGGGTCGCTTCATATTTGAGACATACTCTTTGGATAAAATTCAGGAGGTTTCATCCGAGACTGATACAGagctgaaaagacaaaaaattgtccGTGAAGAGGATGAGAAGGGCGATGTGAGGAATTACACCATGATGTTTGAAACTCAGCCTCTGTATGCCATTCAGGATAAAGAGGGTCACTACCATGAGGTCACCACAGTCACAAGTGAGGAAGTAACGCATGGAGATGTAGTCGGAACTCGGTGGTTGTTTGAAACCAAGCCCCTAGATGCCATCAAAGACACAGATGAAGTGTATATAATCAAATCTGTCACGCAACAGGATGTGCAAAAAGGAGATGTCACATCTGCCAAGTGGAAATTTGAGACGCAGCCTCTTGATAGGATTGCTGAAGAAAGAAAGGCTTTGATAAAAACAGTGGATGATATTCAAGGCGGCAATGTTAGAATGAATAAACATCGTTTTGAATCTGACGCCCTGTCTGCAGAATCTGTCAAAACAGTTAATGTGAGTGAAATACAAAAAGGTGACGTCAGGACAGCAAAGTGGAGATTTGAAACCCAGTCTATTGACAAAATAAGAAGCATGAGCTCTGAAAATCTGATTGAAACTGTTCAAAAAGAGGATGTTGCAAAAGGAGATGTCAAACATTCAGTCTGGCTCTTTGAGAAAAATCCTCTTGACCATATTAAGGAAACCGATGAAGAGGTGGATACTACTGTCACTCAAGAGGAAATTCCCAAAGCAGATGTAAAGACAACAACATGGCTCTTTGAAACAACACCTTTTGATGACTTTAATGAGTCAAAAATGGAGAAGACAGAGATAATAGGCAAGAGTGTCAAAGGAACTCTTGAGGAACTTTACAGCCAACAGATGGTGAAGTCAAAGGGAATACTAATTGAAGCAGATGAAATTGGCGATGTTAGGATGGCAAAATACCAGCTAATGAATCAACAAGCTCCAGAGATTCAACGAGAAGACATCATCAGGGGAGATCTGCAGACAATCATGATGAACCTGCTGAACAGAAACGAAAGACAGGAGCGCCAGGTTGTCATAGACTCAGAAGAGAAGGGTAACATCAGTTCAACAGTTCAGCAGCTCCTCAACCAGGAGAGAGACAGCAGTATTGAAAGGGAGGAAATATTACGTGGTGACATTCAGGAAGCTATAAACAAGCTTTTCCAAGAGGGCAGGTCAGCAAAACATGGAATACTCATTCAGGAGGATGAAAAAGGAGACGTACAGATGACATTATACTCCCTCCTAAATAAACAAGAGGCTGCCTCTGTTGAAAAAGAGGACATTGTTAGAGGTGATATAAAAAGTGCTCTCCAAAAACTATCAAGTGCAGACAAACTCAGTCAGTCTGTGAAGATAAAAGTAGATGAGACAGAAAAAGGACACGTCAGTTTTTACTCCACATGTATTGAGTCTGGGTCTCTCGACTATCTCAAACAGCTCCATGTAGAACCAGatgaaacagcagaaaaagtagaaaaagaaaGGATCGTCGGAGGTGACATTAAAGGTACAAAACTCATCCTCAGTCAAAGTCAAGCACAAATTGAGCGCACGGTGGAAGATGTCATACCTGGAGATGTTCACAATGCTGTTAAAGTCTTCATGTCAGAACCGAGCATCTCATTAGAAAAACTACAAAAGGAGGAAATAGTTAAAGGTGATTTAAGAGCTGCTTTGAGCTCATTGTCTGAGTCAGCGAATCAGTCAGTTGTTGTAGAAAAAGAAGAGGTGGTGAAAGGCAACATACCAAAAGCTCTGCGGTGTCTTGAGAGGGCTCAAAGGCGCTATAAGGAGGTAGAGAAGCCAGATATCATACCAGGGAATATTAGAGGTGCCCTGAGATCCCTCGAGAAATCAGCAACCTCCAGAACTGAAGCAGTTGTTGAGGACTTAGTTCCTGGTGATGTTAAGGCAACTCTCAAATCTCTGGAGCTAGCAAAGCAAGCAGTGAAGGAAGTTGAAAAGGAAGAAATTGTGAGAGGGGATATTCATATGGCAATGCAAAATCTTCAAGATGCATCTAGTGAACGGAAGAAGTTCCAGCAAGAAATTGATGTTCAGGGTGACGTAAGGGGAACAATCCAGCTCTTCATGGAACCTCCACCATCACCAAGATTGCAAAGGAGCGCAAGTTTGGAGGGTGATGTAAAAGGTGATGTCAAGATGTCGATCAGGTCATTGTATGAGTCTCAGGAGCAAACCCAGCTGGAGAAAGAAGAAGTGATAAAGGGTGACGTTAAAGGCACTATTAAATCACTGCTAGAAACAGCACAACGTCAAACTCCCAAAGTCAGACTCGGTGCTTACAGAAGAGTGAAGGTGAAGCAGAGCCCTCCGGTTAAAAACTTAAATCCTGACACACAGAGAAACATACAAAAGATAAAAACAGCTAATGTGACTGAAACATCAAAAGAAAATCACACCATCACTAAAGAATGTGAAACTAAATCAGAAGTGGTGGAGCAGTCAGCTCATCAGACCAAGACGGTGGTGGAGCACAGAACCATAACCCAAAAccatggaataaaaacactgaagactgAGTTCCGTAATCTAAAGTCAAATCCAAAGGGCATGATAAAACTCGATAAAACTAAAGTACAAACTGATGTTTACATTATGAAGCCTCAAGCCCCAGAGCCTGACctgcccctcccaccaccacctccaGCTCTAGTAGATACTgaccttcttcctcctcctcccactcctcctcctcctcctccatctgctgATTCTGACATTGATCAccttcctcctccaccacctccacttCCCAGCGAGCAGGacttcctcccccctcctccctctccgCATGAACTGGAGAATATGCCAGCACAGGCAGCTCATCCTTCACCAGGGAGAGCAAAGAAGATGACGGTCAAAAAAGTAAAAGGTCCTAATCTACACCCAGTCCCGAAGCTGGAGCATAAAGTAGAaatcaataaaacacaaacagcGGAGGTAACATCAGGAAAAATGGTACAAATGAGTCAGAACCAATCAAAAACAATGACACAGACAACAAAAACAGTTAGAAGCGAAATCCCTGCACCACCTGAATCACCACAGCCATTAAAGAAAGTTCATATCATGCCTGTAAAATTCACTCCGccgccctctcctcctccctccacgAAAGGGAAAATGACTAAATTTAACACACCACTGATACAAGCAGAGGGAAAGTATCGGAAGCTAAGGGAGGAAAACACACCACCAACCACTCCAACTCCCACATATATACACGACTCAGTCACTGCTGCTCTTGAAGTGATTTCCACCAGAGATTCAGATCTGTTAAATAACAGTGGATCAGATGTAACACGGCAGAAGGATAAAAAGGCAGCATTAACTGTGCCCTCAGACTCCCCATCATGCGAATTATCCAAGCATGCTGTAGTCTCAGACAGCTCCAAAAGCAATGCCATTGTCAGTGCCAATCAAGAGAAATTCCTCCAAGATTCAACAGTTATTTCCTCCAAACAGCAAATGGTTTCTAATGACAGTTCTAAGGTGGTCTCTATTCAAAAGACTTCATCTGTTGCAGTTGTTAAGAAAGAGATGCATACAGCCACTCAGAAAACAGTCTCTGTTTCCTCCAAACAATCCACTCAGTCTGTCATGGCTGACAGAGTCCAGGGCCAGATCACTGACGGTGCAAAAATAGAATACATGACAAGTGCTGGAAAGAAAGAATTAATGAATCAGAAGACAAAGGACTGGGACAAATCTGAAGCTGAAATGCTTAAATCTTCACAGAAAATCTCTGCTCAAACAGTAAACCCTGATACTGCTCTTACAACTGTGCAGAGTGTAAATTTCAATAAAGTACAAACTGAGAACAAGACAATCAAAGATAAAACAGTGGTAGAATTGGCTGCTCAAAGAGAAGAAAAGGCACCAAAATCACAACAGCATGAGAACAAGAAGAAAAGTGATCATTCTCTGACCAAGAGCCCAGAAAAGGTTTCCAATCAACCagtgcaaacagacaaacccgtaaatggaaatggaaaaaacggCAAGCAGAACCACAAGGCCAAAAAGAACAACAAGCAAGAAAAGCAAGTAGATATAAAAGTATCCAGTGAGAATGAGAAACAGGGTATTTGTGTAGATTTAAAAGAAGAGGTAAAGGAAGCTACAGAGGTGAAAGTGATCAGTGAAGTTAAGACGGAGTCAAAACAGGAGGTGAAGAAGGTTAGTCCATCTCGTTCTGCCAACGGTGCTTCTGTGAGCTCAACTTCAGAAAGTCAAACACcagcaaagaagaaaaagaagaacaaaaaatcCAAAGGTGTGGTGCAGTCAGGCCAAGGAAAAGAGATCTGCATAGAATCAAAAATGGAGGTTATAGAAAACAAAAAGTCAACATCTGAAACTCAAATTCAGGAAACAATTTCTGTCGCCCAAGTTCACACAAGTGTAAAACAAGAGCAGATTCACATCAAGAAAGAAGTCTTTACCCAGGAGAGCAAAGACAATCAGAATTCCCATGAACTAAAAGTTGTTCAAAAGGATGTGAAGGGATCTGTGACGAAAAAAGAAGTCTCAGTGTCGCAGGAACCCCCAGAAGACAGCAGGGTTGTCCCAATTACAGTAACAGGCAAATCAGAGCAAAGTGAACTGTTCAAGTCCGCAACAGGAAGATCAGATGGATCTCAGAGGCAGCAGGTCCAATTGTTAATCTCTCACATCATGGATTTACAAAGAGTTTCAGAAAAATCTGACTGGAAATCTGTGAAGACTCTGCTTAATACGGTTCCAGACTGGCTCATAAGCCCAGAGACAAAATGTGAATTAGAGCAAACTGTGGCCAAAAGTGATGCACAAAAAAATGAGGAAATTCTTTCACATTTGATGAAAGTAGCAGAGAGTAAACTCATGGATCTGGAAGATAATGAGACAATGGAGAAACATGAGTGTGAGGCGGTTTCTGAGAAAGCTGTTGCAGGTGGAGCGTCACCGAGAATATCAAAGATCAGCATTGGTTCTGCAAAAGTAGAAtatcaaacaaagaaaacaaccacacaggagagaagaaaagaagaagtaaGTTATGTTAAATCTATGGACCTTCGTGCACCTTCACCCTTACTGAAGATGCGTTCTCCTTCACCCTCATTTATCACCATCGAATCCACCCGGAGAACTGACTCACCCCAGAGAGTTACTCCATCGCCCACCCTGCTGCACAGGCCACCCACAcctccaacaccaccaccacgCAGGTGTGACACCCCATCACGCATGACTAGAATCACACCATCTCCCACCTTCGACAGGGCTGAAAATCTGGCTCGACTTAAAGACACAACAGCCAAGCTGTCGCGTGGTGTCACCCCACCACCAATTCTCTCTCAGCAGCAAATCTCAGAGAAGAAATCAGAGATAGTCGAATCTCCTCCATCGTTCCATCGGCAAATCAAAATTGACACCCAGGTTGTGGAGgataaagaaaaaactaaaaagaaggtAGATGTAAAATTAACATCTGATCCAGAGTGTTTCAATCTAACTGAAGTACAAAATAAGTCTGACTCTCACCTGCCTTCATGTGAAAATGACCCAGATGATCTGGACGATACTGAGGAGTTGTCATCTGCATCTgtaagagaaaagagagagtttTTTGAAGAGGCTCAAAAGGCTGGAATTAATAAGACTTATGTACGCAAGGAGCCGATTGCTATTCCTGAACGTTTGGGCCCAGACATGGAAGAATGCGTTGCAGAAAGTAAGAACAAAGAAAAGGATGAGATTCCCCGAGCAGACCTGTCTAGTCTTGTAAACAAATTTGAATCAGCAGAAGAGAAAACATATATCAGAAAAGAGCTTATCCCACCAGCAGGGCGGCTTCACAATAGCTCCGAAAGCACAGAGTGTGACAAAGAGAAAGCGGACATCCTAGAACAGGAAATGCCAACTTTTGACATCCAGgctattaaaaatgtttttgaacTCGGAGAGCAAAGTTCTTTATTCACAGATGAGAAAAAGGATGAGGAGGAGCTTGTGTCAAGCCTGACTGAAACAACAGCAGACACTTCAAAGAGGGAAAAGTCTCAAGAGAAAAAAGGAGGCTCACGGCAGAGCACCCCCCTTCCTCCTCAGAAAAATGAAGTAGAAAGTGTGCCAGCTGAACCAGCAGCCATCTCTCAAGCCAAATCAATCACAGAACATTTCTCAAATGTTGATGAGTTTGGTAACAAGGTCACTGGAACAAGGACAACTGTCACTGAGCACTCCGAGAGCACTCAGCGGGTTCCTTTCTCCTACGCTGATGCAGTTAAACGAAAAGCAGCGAGGCGAACAGAAACCTACGATGAAGAAGCGACTGAGAACTTGCTGAGGAATTTCCACAAAACGTGGACAGAGAGTGAGACAGTTTTCAAGAGTCTTGGCTACACAGTATCTGAGGAGACATCACAAGTTATGTCACATCATACGGAGATTGGCTCATCTG GCTCGAGTTCCGAAGTCGGAGCTGTGTACAGTATGTCGGCGGAGAGCTTATCCGATGGATGCGCTGATAGTGGACAAAAAAAAGTACCATAA